Proteins encoded by one window of Dryocola sp. LX212:
- a CDS encoding beta-ketoacyl-ACP synthase III, whose protein sequence is MYTKIIGTGSYLPEQVRTNADLEKMVDTSDEWIVTRTGIRERRIAAPDETVATMGFQAATRALEMAGVDKSQIGLIIVATTSSTHAFPSAACQVQSMLEIKGCPAFDVAAACAGFTYALSIADQYIKNGAVDYALVIGADVLARTLDPDDRGTIILFGDGAGAVLLGRSEEPGILSTHLHADGSYGELLTLPNQDRFDPSKPSYVTMAGNEVFKVAVTELAHIVDETLTANNLDRGDLDWLVPHQANLRIISATARKLGMSMDNVVVTLDRHGNTSAASVPVALDEAVRDGRIQRGHLVLLEAFGGGFTWGSALVRF, encoded by the coding sequence ATGTATACGAAGATTATTGGTACGGGCAGCTACCTGCCCGAACAAGTGCGGACTAACGCCGACCTGGAAAAAATGGTGGATACCTCTGACGAGTGGATTGTCACCCGTACAGGTATTCGTGAACGCCGAATCGCCGCGCCTGACGAAACCGTTGCCACAATGGGTTTCCAGGCTGCGACCCGCGCCCTTGAAATGGCCGGTGTTGATAAGTCACAGATTGGCTTAATCATCGTCGCGACGACGTCTTCGACACACGCGTTTCCAAGCGCCGCCTGCCAGGTGCAAAGCATGCTGGAAATCAAAGGCTGTCCGGCATTTGACGTTGCGGCCGCATGCGCAGGCTTTACCTATGCGCTGAGCATCGCCGATCAGTACATCAAAAACGGTGCGGTAGATTACGCGCTGGTGATCGGTGCTGACGTGCTGGCTCGCACGCTCGATCCTGACGATCGTGGCACAATTATTCTGTTTGGTGATGGTGCCGGTGCGGTCCTGCTTGGCAGGAGCGAAGAGCCGGGCATCTTGTCAACGCATCTGCATGCTGACGGCAGTTACGGTGAACTGCTGACGCTGCCAAACCAGGACCGTTTCGATCCGTCCAAACCGTCCTACGTGACGATGGCCGGTAACGAAGTGTTCAAAGTTGCCGTAACCGAACTGGCCCACATCGTTGATGAAACCCTGACGGCGAATAACCTCGATCGTGGCGATCTCGACTGGCTGGTGCCGCATCAGGCCAACCTGCGCATTATCAGCGCGACGGCGAGAAAGCTGGGAATGTCCATGGACAATGTAGTGGTGACGCTGGACAGGCACGGTAATACCTCTGCGGCCTCCGTGCCGGTAGCGCTGGATGAAGCGGTACGTGATGGTCGCATTCAACGCGGTCATCTGGTGCTGCTCGAGGCGTTCGGCGGCGGCTTTACCTGGGGTTCGGCACTGGTTCGTTTTTGA
- the fabD gene encoding ACP S-malonyltransferase, whose protein sequence is MTQFAFVFPGQGSQTVGMLAELATAYPIVEETFREASDALGYDLWALVQNGPAEELNKTWQTQPALLAASVAIYRVWQQQGGKTPALMAGHSLGEYSALVCAGVINFADAVRLVELRGKLMQEAVPEGTGGMSAIIGLDDASIAKACEEAAQGQVVSPVNFNSPGQVVIAGNKEAVERAGAACKAAGAKRALPLPVSVPSHCALMKPAADKLAVALENITFNAPAVQVVNNVDVKCETSPEAIRSALVRQLYSPVQWTKSVEFMAAQGVTQLLEVGPGKVLTGLTKRIVDTLTAAAINEPASLSAALEQ, encoded by the coding sequence ATGACGCAATTTGCTTTTGTTTTCCCGGGGCAGGGTTCACAGACAGTCGGAATGCTGGCAGAGTTAGCCACCGCGTATCCGATTGTTGAAGAAACCTTCCGTGAAGCTTCAGACGCGCTGGGCTACGATCTTTGGGCGCTGGTGCAAAACGGCCCGGCCGAAGAGCTGAATAAAACCTGGCAGACTCAGCCAGCGCTGCTGGCGGCATCCGTTGCCATTTATCGCGTCTGGCAGCAGCAGGGCGGTAAAACCCCAGCGCTGATGGCAGGTCACAGCCTGGGTGAATATTCTGCTCTGGTGTGCGCAGGCGTTATTAACTTTGCAGACGCTGTTCGTCTGGTTGAACTGCGTGGCAAACTGATGCAGGAAGCGGTGCCGGAAGGTACTGGCGGCATGTCTGCTATTATCGGTCTGGACGATGCTTCTATCGCTAAAGCCTGTGAAGAAGCGGCACAGGGGCAGGTTGTTTCCCCGGTCAACTTCAACTCTCCGGGCCAGGTTGTGATTGCGGGTAACAAAGAAGCCGTTGAACGTGCGGGCGCCGCTTGTAAAGCCGCTGGTGCAAAACGAGCTCTTCCTTTACCTGTCAGCGTGCCGTCACACTGTGCGCTGATGAAGCCGGCGGCAGACAAACTTGCCGTTGCGCTGGAAAATATTACCTTCAACGCACCAGCCGTTCAGGTTGTGAACAACGTTGATGTGAAGTGCGAAACTTCGCCGGAGGCGATTCGTAGCGCGCTGGTACGCCAGCTCTACAGCCCGGTGCAGTGGACCAAATCAGTGGAATTTATGGCGGCACAGGGTGTGACCCAGTTGCTGGAAGTCGGCCCAGGTAAAGTCCTGACCGGCCTGACTAAACGTATTGTTGACACCCTGACCGCAGCGGCCATTAACGAGCCTGCTTCCCTGTCAGCGGCGCTTGAGCAATAA
- the fabG gene encoding 3-oxoacyl-ACP reductase FabG, with product MSFEGKVALVTGASRGIGRAIAETLVARGAKVIGTATSESGAQAISDYLGANGKGFMLNVTDPASIEAVLENIRAEFGEVDILVNNAGITRDNLLMRMKDAEWDDIIETNLSSVFRLSKAVMRAMMKKRHGRIITIGSVVGTMGNAGQANYAAAKAGLIGFSKSLAREVASRGITVNVVAPGFIETDMTRALSDDQRAGILAQVPAGRLGDAKEIASAVAFLASDEAGYISGETLHVNGGMYMV from the coding sequence ATGAGTTTTGAAGGAAAAGTTGCGCTGGTAACCGGCGCAAGCCGTGGTATCGGCCGTGCGATCGCAGAGACCCTGGTGGCTCGCGGCGCAAAAGTTATTGGTACAGCGACAAGCGAAAGCGGTGCGCAGGCCATCAGTGACTATTTAGGCGCGAACGGCAAAGGTTTTATGCTGAACGTGACCGATCCGGCCTCTATCGAGGCGGTTCTGGAAAATATTCGTGCAGAATTTGGCGAAGTGGACATTCTGGTCAATAATGCCGGTATCACTCGTGATAACCTGCTGATGCGCATGAAAGATGCCGAGTGGGATGATATCATCGAAACCAATTTGTCATCAGTTTTCCGTCTGTCAAAAGCGGTAATGCGCGCTATGATGAAAAAGCGTCATGGTCGTATTATCACTATCGGTTCTGTGGTTGGTACCATGGGAAATGCTGGTCAGGCCAACTACGCTGCGGCGAAAGCGGGCTTGATCGGTTTCAGTAAATCACTGGCGCGCGAAGTGGCGTCCCGTGGTATTACTGTAAACGTTGTTGCTCCGGGCTTTATTGAAACGGACATGACGCGTGCGCTCTCTGACGATCAGCGTGCGGGTATCCTGGCGCAGGTTCCAGCGGGTCGCTTAGGTGACGCAAAAGAAATCGCCAGTGCAGTAGCATTTTTAGCTTCTGACGAGGCCGGGTACATCTCTGGTGAGACCCTGCACGTCAATGGCGGAATGTACATGGTTTAA
- the acpP gene encoding acyl carrier protein — MSTIEERVKKIIGEQLGVKQEEVINSASFVEDLGADSLDTVELVMALEEEFDTEIPDEEAEKITTVQAAIDYINGHQA, encoded by the coding sequence ATGAGCACTATCGAAGAACGCGTTAAGAAAATCATTGGCGAACAACTGGGTGTTAAGCAGGAAGAAGTCATCAACTCCGCTTCCTTCGTTGAGGACCTGGGCGCTGATTCTCTTGACACCGTTGAGCTGGTAATGGCTCTGGAAGAAGAGTTTGATACTGAGATTCCGGACGAAGAAGCTGAGAAAATCACTACCGTTCAGGCTGCCATTGATTATATCAACGGTCACCAGGCGTAA
- the fabF gene encoding beta-ketoacyl-ACP synthase II, which produces MSKRRVVVTGLGMLSPVGNTVESTWSALLAGQSGISLIDHFDTSAYATKFAGLVKDFNCDDIISRKEQRKMDAFIQYGIVAGHQAMLDSGLEVTEENATRIGAAIGSGIGGLGLIEENHTSLVNGGPRKISPFFVPSTIVNMVAGHLTIMFGLRGPSISIATACTSGVHNIGHAARIIAYGDADAMLAGGAEKASTPLGVGGFGAARALSTRNDNPQAASRPWDKDRDGFVLGDGAGVIMVEEYEHAKKRGAKIYAEIVGFGMSSDAYHMTSPPDTGAGAALAMENALRDAGIAPGQIGYVNAHGTSTPAGDKAETQAVKSIFGADASRVMVSSTKSMTGHLLGAAGAVESIYSILALRDQAVPPTINLDNPDEGCDLDFVPHVARQVSGMEYALCNSFGFGGTNGSLIFKKI; this is translated from the coding sequence GTGTCTAAGCGTCGTGTAGTTGTGACCGGACTGGGCATGTTGTCTCCTGTCGGCAATACCGTAGAGTCTACCTGGAGTGCTCTCCTTGCCGGTCAGAGTGGCATCAGCCTGATCGACCATTTCGATACTAGCGCCTATGCAACGAAATTTGCTGGCTTAGTAAAGGATTTTAACTGTGATGACATTATCTCGCGCAAAGAACAGCGCAAGATGGATGCCTTCATTCAATATGGAATTGTTGCTGGCCACCAAGCCATGCTGGATTCTGGGCTTGAAGTAACGGAAGAGAATGCAACCCGTATTGGCGCCGCTATCGGCTCTGGTATTGGTGGTCTGGGTCTTATTGAAGAGAACCACACCTCGCTGGTTAACGGTGGTCCACGTAAGATCAGCCCGTTCTTCGTACCGTCTACTATCGTGAATATGGTGGCAGGTCACCTGACCATTATGTTCGGTCTGCGTGGTCCGAGCATTTCCATTGCCACGGCGTGTACTTCTGGTGTGCATAACATCGGCCATGCAGCCCGCATCATCGCTTATGGCGATGCAGACGCGATGCTTGCCGGTGGCGCAGAGAAAGCCAGTACGCCGCTGGGCGTCGGTGGTTTTGGTGCAGCGCGTGCGCTTTCCACCCGCAACGATAACCCGCAAGCGGCAAGCCGCCCGTGGGATAAAGACCGTGACGGCTTCGTGCTGGGTGACGGTGCTGGCGTTATCATGGTCGAAGAATACGAGCATGCTAAAAAGCGCGGTGCTAAAATCTACGCGGAAATTGTCGGTTTTGGTATGAGCAGCGATGCCTACCACATGACGTCTCCGCCGGACACCGGCGCAGGGGCAGCACTGGCGATGGAAAATGCTCTGCGTGATGCGGGTATTGCTCCGGGCCAGATTGGCTATGTTAACGCGCACGGCACTTCAACGCCTGCCGGGGACAAAGCTGAAACGCAGGCCGTTAAGTCTATCTTTGGTGCCGATGCCAGCCGCGTGATGGTTAGCTCAACCAAGTCGATGACCGGTCACCTGTTAGGTGCCGCAGGGGCAGTAGAATCTATCTACTCTATCCTTGCGCTGCGCGATCAGGCTGTTCCGCCTACCATCAACCTCGATAACCCGGATGAGGGCTGCGACCTGGACTTTGTTCCACACGTTGCGCGCCAGGTGTCCGGGATGGAGTACGCGCTGTGTAACTCCTTCGGGTTTGGTGGCACAAACGGTTCTCTGATCTTCAAAAAGATCTAA
- the pabC gene encoding aminodeoxychorismate lyase, producing the protein MYLINGQWQTTIPANDRAVQFGDGCFTTAAVSNGRVRFIDQHIRRLQLACKTLMLSFTEWAVLREEMQQLAAYEGQSVLKVIITRGAGGRGYSAAQCEHTTRILGVSPFPAFYDEWQQQGITLALSPICLGVNPSLAGIKHLNRLEQVLIRTHLEQTPANEALVLDSDGWLTECCAANLFWRKGERVFTPYVDRAGVNGIMRQHIIAALANSDQRVQEVRERVETLADADEIVICNALMPVVPVKQAQAWGYSSRELYHYLAPLCE; encoded by the coding sequence ATGTATTTAATCAATGGACAGTGGCAGACGACGATCCCGGCAAACGATCGTGCAGTGCAGTTTGGTGACGGCTGCTTTACCACCGCGGCGGTGAGCAACGGCCGGGTCAGGTTCATCGATCAGCATATCCGTCGCTTACAGCTTGCCTGTAAGACCCTGATGCTTTCCTTTACGGAATGGGCGGTGCTGAGAGAAGAAATGCAGCAGCTTGCCGCGTATGAGGGGCAGTCGGTACTGAAGGTGATAATCACTCGCGGAGCAGGGGGGCGAGGCTACAGCGCGGCTCAATGTGAACATACCACACGTATTCTTGGCGTTTCGCCTTTTCCAGCTTTTTACGATGAGTGGCAGCAGCAGGGGATTACCCTTGCGCTCAGCCCGATCTGCCTTGGTGTCAATCCCAGCCTGGCAGGGATAAAACATTTGAATCGCCTTGAGCAGGTCCTCATCCGTACGCATCTTGAACAGACGCCCGCCAACGAGGCGCTGGTCCTTGACAGTGACGGGTGGCTTACGGAATGCTGTGCGGCTAATTTATTCTGGCGTAAAGGGGAAAGGGTGTTTACCCCTTACGTCGATCGTGCGGGGGTTAACGGTATTATGCGGCAGCATATTATTGCCGCGCTGGCGAATTCCGACCAACGGGTGCAGGAAGTACGGGAGCGGGTAGAAACCCTTGCGGACGCCGACGAAATTGTCATCTGTAACGCCCTGATGCCGGTTGTGCCGGTAAAACAGGCGCAGGCCTGGGGCTACAGTTCGCGCGAGCTTTATCATTATTTAGCGCCACTTTGTGAGTAA